CAGGTGCGCGAGTACATCCATGCCGCTGACGCCGGTCAGGTGCGACAGCGCGACCGCGACAACGAGGCCGGAGCGATTCAGCCCCATCGCGCAGCGCACGAGCACTTTTCGCCTGGCCTCGACATCGGCCACTACCTGCGCGACCACGCGCCCCAGATCGGTGGGAAGTGTCGGACCGTCCTCGGTACGACGACGGTCGTACTCAGCGTCGAACGCCTCTGTGTACCTGGCCCACGAGCCGCCCATCCACAGTCCGGGGTGCACCTCGTCCGCCAGGCGCGCCGGTGGAGGCGCGTACAGCACGCGTCCATCGGCCGTGATGATCGGAGCTGCCATCGGAGGCCCCTTTCATGAACGGTTCCGGAATCCAGCCGTGTGTGTACGTCGTGACTGCGCTGGGGTCAAACGGTCGGTAGGGCGAATGTTTCTACGGCCTGTGTCCCCACAGCGCGGTCCCGGCCGGGGTGCAGCAGCGCCTCACGCTCGGCCGCCTCGAGGTCGGTGAACTGGAACCGGTCGATGCCGTCGGTGAGACTCCAGCCCCTACGACGCAGCGACAGAGTCAGCCTGAGCAGTCCGAGCTGGTCCAGCTCCTCAGTGGTCGCGGACGGCGCCAACTCACGCATGAGCCGCTGGTGCTGGGCACTGTTGGCCGGACCACTCGACGGATCCCGGTCCAGCCGGCGCGCGACGTTCAGCGCAGACGCCGCGAGAGCACCGTCAAGGGGTACGCCGCGGACCTCGAGCGTCGATCGGGTAGCGGCCTCAACCTCGCCCACCTCGTAGTCCGCACGTCCCGCGAGCTCGGCCTCGACCAGCCGCTTCAGCAGCGCGGACGGGGTCAGGCTCCGACGCTCGGCCAACTGCTCGAACAGCTCTTTGATCTCGGCCGGCAGCTTCGCCGACAACACCGCGAACTTTTCCTCGCCAGCCATCAGGTAGACCTTCCGTAGACCCATCTCGGTACGACGTGGAACCACAGGTAGACAACGGGAAGCGAGCTCGACCCCACCCGCAGAATCCGCAAGGTCCACCAATCACGGGGTGCCGGCAGGAGGCGCTGACGGCTGCGGGGGTCATCCGGTCTGGCCTGCTCCGATGTTTCTGAGGGTCACGCTCGTCCTTGGCTCAGCAGCGGCCGAGTACGCGCAGCTTCAGCGGTGAGCCGGCAGCGGTGGTGAGCGCGGTACCGATCAGCGTGCCCGCGGCCGCGGCTGCACCGACAGCGGACGTCTTGACCTGACCCGCAGTGGCGTCGGTCACGACACCAGCGTTGGCACTGATGGCAGCAGTGGCAACCAGCTCATGGATCACGCCGGCCATCGGCCACACCGTGACCTTGGCACCGGATGCCGCATCGTGTGCAGCGACACCAACGACGATGGTCGAGTCCGCACCTGCTGCGGCGACCGTGCCGCTACCTGAGGACACGAGCACCTGGCCGCCGGTCACAGCGCCTGAGGTGGTCTGGGTGAACGGGGCAGCGCCACCGCTGTAGAAGGGCGTGTAGTCAGTCACTGTCGCGCTCCTGTCCGAACATCCGCAGATGCTCGTCGTCGGTCAGTCCGGGCTCGTTGGCCTTGTCGCGTTCGGCCTGCTCGATCGCTCGGTACTCGGTGATGGCCTGCTCGGTCTCACGGTCGCGCTGACGCTGACGAGATCGCTCGGAATGGCCGGCCCCGAACAGTGCGTCGTCGAGGATGTCGAGCTCCTCCTCGGCTGACAGCGGACCTGGCACAGGTCGGCCGGCGGCGTTGTCCCAGACAGGGGCCAGGGATGCCAGTGTCGCGGCTGTGCCGGCGGGGTCGGCGGCGTACCGCTGCTCCCAGTCGGTGCGGGACTTGGCGGTGATCCTGCCGCTGTCGTACGCGGCCTGCGGGGTCATGGCCGACCTGCCCGTCGTACCGGCGTCCGGCTTCGGGGTGATGCCGCGCTTGGCCGCGTCGGCGTTCAGCTGGTCGGCGATCCACTTGGCGACCGACTCGGCGGAATGCCACCCGTCCGGTCCCGGGGTGACGACGCGCGGGTTGATGCCGCATTCGGCGAGCAGCGTCAACGGCTCCCACGCGCTGTGGCGAACCTTGTGATCAGCCATCACGCCACCTCTGCAGCGACGGGCACGACCTCGACGAAGCCACCGCTCAGCAGCCGCTCAACCTCGCCGGGAGCCACGCTCGCGGGGATCAGCGAGTCCCTGTACAGGCCGATCGCCATGTAGCCGTTGCCGCCGGGCAGGACGCTGCCCGCGCACTTCACCATCACGTACGGCGCGGTCACCCGGTAGGTCGGTACTTCAGTCGCTGCTGCCATTGCGTGCCGCTCGCTTCCGCTCGAAATCCTGTAGTTCGGTCTGGCCGATCAGCCAGTCCCGACCCACCTTCTCGGCGGACAGCCGGCCATCGCTGATCGCTTTGCGAACAGCCCTCGGTGAACAGCCGATTTGCTCAGCGGCTTCGCCCACCAAGAGCTGTTCCCTTGCACAACGCCCCTCGGTCGAGGAGCCCTTCACCCACGACGAGTCTCCGTCTCCGGTTGCCTTCGGCACCAAGTCAGTTCCGCTGGCGGAACTGATGACGAACTGGCTGAGCAGCAAGTCCAATGGCGGGACCGCGTCAGGGTGCCGCCGACGCTCAGTCGCGAGCAGCTTCCCGACCACCGCGGCGTACCGCCGAGCAACGGACATTTCGAGCCAGATTCCATTCCTGCCGCCGAGCGGCATCGGGACCGCGGGCCGGTTCACCGTTCCCACCAACGGGTGAAGACCTGCTCGACCATCGCGCCGAGCCGCAGCTCCTCGAGTGCATGACTGTCGATCAGCCGCGCGGTGCCGGTGTCCAGTGACGGCGGGCGGTACGCCGGGAGAGCAGCGACGGCACGCCATATGCAGTCCGGATCCATACAGGTCACCACTGCGGTTCTGCCGTCCATTGACGCCGTCAGAGACACCTGCGGGTGGGCGCACGCCGTACGACGCCTGAAGAGCTTCACAGGTCCTCCTCGCCGTGCGTCTCCCGCAGATAGGCCAACGTCTCCGGCAAGACCTTGGTCAGTCCCGCCAGCGCGGACGCGGGCGTGTGCGGATCATCGATCGCGCCGGCAACCCGGAGCGCGGCGCGCGCGACGTCGTCGGCCCCGTCGAGATGCAGCGACGTCAGAATCGACCGCACCTCACGCTCGACCGGCCCCGGCAAGGTCGGCAGCGGCTCAATCAGTGCCGCACCCGCCCACGCCTTCTTCCGGCAGCGCGGCGTGCAGTACATGGCGTCACGTCGTGTGGACTCGAACACGGCACCGCACACCCGGCAGTTATGAGTGATCATCGGGAACCGTTCCCCCGTTCATTGGTAGATAGGTCGGCTGGCGCGGAGATCGACAGCGTGAGTTTCTTGCCTGATTTTCTCGGGCACCTCATGACGCCTCCGAGCAGTCAGCTGCTGCGCGGACCTCGAAGAGGTCTCCGCCAGCAAGACCGATGCACCGCCGACACGTGACGCTGTGCCGGTTGCTGGTGAGTCGGGTGCCTCGTGTCCCGCATGCGGCGCGCCTACGGCTCTGGGGATAGCCCCAGAGCCCGGCGAGATGGATTGCCGAACTCATGACGCCTCCCTGTGCACAGCGCACAGCCACGACGGGTCGTACCGCTCTTGCAGGCGAGAGCACTCAGGGCAGTCGGGTGTACCCCGTTCCCCACCCCCTATGTGGGGAACACGGGTACGCCACTCCCGGAGGGCTGCTGATGCCCTGTCGGTGCGCCAGTTGAGCCGTGTCTTCACGTCTCTGACCGAGGCTGGTGGTGGGTCGAGTAGGGCGAGTGCATCGATGTCCGCTTCGGTCACACCGGACGGCGCGCGGTCACCGAGCTCGGGTGCGGTGATGTGCCACGAGGTAGTGCCGTCGTCCTCTGCCTTCAGCACGAACGTGCCCGCGTACGCCTCACCTCCGTCAGGTGGTGGGCAGTGCTGACGTAGGCCGCCGTGCCTGTCCTTGTGGATGGTGATGGCGGCGGCGCCACCGCGGCCGGGGGTGAACGCGTCCTTCAAGGTGATCCGTACCGAGACGCCACCGACGGCGCGCTTCTTCGCTGCTGTGCCCGTCGGCCCCGACGTACGGCTCTCGGTGCCCTTGGCCAGGTGGTCGATGCCAAGGACTGCCGCCCCGGCCACGGCGAGCGGTTTGAGTACGCGGCTGTTCACGAGCGTGAAGTCGTCGGGTGAGTTCGAGGAGAAGCCGAACACGGGCAGCAGTTCGCCTACGGAGTCGATCAGGGCGAGAGCTGGCCCCCACGCGATGGCCGCCTGAACGATCGCCATGAGATGGGGGGCGTCCTCAGGTTCGACGTACAGGAACTGGCTGGAGTCGGCCAGTGTGCTTTCCTGCGCGCCGAGCATCAGCAGGCGATCGATGGTGGCGGCAGGCCCGTTGTGGTCGAGGTCGACCACCAGCACTCTCCGACCGCGGTTCAGCGCCTCGGCGCACGCAGCGAGACACAGGAACGTCTTGCCGGACTCGGGGTCGCCGAACACCAGGTTGACCTGTCCGGCGTAGAACAGCGCGTGCCCATCGGTGCGGGTGCCGACGACAGGTGCGGGCGGGTCAGGCAGTCCGCCATCGAGCATCGCGGCCACGTCGTAGAACAGGCCTGGGAGCGGGGTGATCGCGTGTTCCCCGTTCCCGGGTACATAGGCGGGGAACGCGGGAACACTGCCGTTCCTGGCCTGTACCCCGTTCCCCGGGAACACTTCGGGAACACGGGTACAGGTGCACGTCATGCCTGCTTGCTCCCAGAATGTGAGCCCAGCCATGTCGCAGCCGAGGCGATGGACGACCATCACGCCACCTCCCGAGCCACGGCGGCGATGTCCTCGCTGAAGGGGTCGCCTGCCTCGAGCAGACCTGCATGCCGCAGACAACGGGCGATGTCGTTCCGGATCCGCTGGTCGCGTTCGGCGATCTGCTCAGGTGTGAGTTGGCCGGCGAGATCGCCGGGACGGCTGAGACCGGCAGCGAGCTGCTCGGCGCGGCGACGCCAGTAGGACGCGAGACTGTCGCGGAACGCGTCACGGATCAACTGCTCGGCGATGTTGTCGATGTCGACCAGGAACCCGCTGCGCGGGCCAGTGGATGCCCACCACTGTCGGCGCGGTCGGGTACCGTGGCTGGTACGAGCCTCGTCGCTGTCGCTCCTGGAGGTCGTCCGGTCCCTGACTGGGCGACCTCTTTCGTTGTCGGGCTGCAGCGTCATGCGGCGCTACCGCCGTTCTGCACCTCCCGCGCAGCCCGGATCCACGCCTCCACGTCCTCAGTGGCGTACAGGACCTTCCGGCCGAGCTTGAAGCTCGCAGGCCCCTTTCCGATGTGCCGCCAGTAACGAACCGTCTCGGGGCTGGTGCGGCACATCGCCGCAACTTCCTGTGTGGTCTTGTACTCGCTCATGCTGATTCCCTTCGCTCTATCGCAGGTCTCACAACCTGCAAGATGACAGTAAGCGCGAATCAACGTTGTTGCACCTGTTGACACCTGCGAGAAATGTGCGCAAACTTGCGAGCATGGCAATCACGTATGGAGCGGCAGGCTGGGTCAGGATCGAGGACCGGGCCTTCCCGGGGACGATCTACATCCGGCTGTCCGCAACGGGTGAGGTCGTGGAGCTGTACCTCGATGCGGAATCCCGGGAGATCACACCGGCCGAGCTCCGGCGTCTACCGTTGGGCCGGTACCGTGCCCAGGCCCTGCGACGCCCGGATCTGCTCGTCGGCATGCTTGGCCTCATGCCGGGCATGGAGGCGGCACCCGACCCTCAGATACGCGAGAGTGTCGAGTCAGCATTCGAGGACAAGGCACCCCGGCTTCGTCCCGGGCGCCGGGTCACGCTCAAGCCGCCAACCGCCGGCCTCACCGATTCGTTTCTGCAGGACGTCGCCGCGGCATATCGGAGCGCCGTGGATCGCAACGAGCGGCCGAACATGGCCCTGGCCGAGCAATCGGGAGCGAATTACGACACCGTCCGCAGTTGGACGTATCTCGCACGGAAGAAGGGCTTCCTGGCCCCAGTGAGGCGAGGAGAGACGGCGGGATGACCAGTGCAAGCGCGAGATACCCGTTCGGAATGTGGGGGGTCTGATGGGCTTCACGAAGGATTTGTGGAACAAGACGGTCACTGATGCCGAGGGCATCAAGACCAAGGTGCCGACTGCGCGGTACGGCAAGGGGAAACGCTGGCTGGCTGTCTGGCACGAGGACGGTGGACGAGAGCGCACCAAGGCGTTTGCGA
This Kribbella sp. NBC_00482 DNA region includes the following protein-coding sequences:
- a CDS encoding capsid cement protein — encoded protein: MTDYTPFYSGGAAPFTQTTSGAVTGGQVLVSSGSGTVAAAGADSTIVVGVAAHDAASGAKVTVWPMAGVIHELVATAAISANAGVVTDATAGQVKTSAVGAAAAAGTLIGTALTTAAGSPLKLRVLGRC
- a CDS encoding excisionase family DNA-binding protein: MNRPAVPMPLGGRNGIWLEMSVARRYAAVVGKLLATERRRHPDAVPPLDLLLSQFVISSASGTDLVPKATGDGDSSWVKGSSTEGRCAREQLLVGEAAEQIGCSPRAVRKAISDGRLSAEKVGRDWLIGQTELQDFERKRAARNGSSD
- a CDS encoding AAA family ATPase, giving the protein MVVHRLGCDMAGLTFWEQAGMTCTCTRVPEVFPGNGVQARNGSVPAFPAYVPGNGEHAITPLPGLFYDVAAMLDGGLPDPPAPVVGTRTDGHALFYAGQVNLVFGDPESGKTFLCLAACAEALNRGRRVLVVDLDHNGPAATIDRLLMLGAQESTLADSSQFLYVEPEDAPHLMAIVQAAIAWGPALALIDSVGELLPVFGFSSNSPDDFTLVNSRVLKPLAVAGAAVLGIDHLAKGTESRTSGPTGTAAKKRAVGGVSVRITLKDAFTPGRGGAAAITIHKDRHGGLRQHCPPPDGGEAYAGTFVLKAEDDGTTSWHITAPELGDRAPSGVTEADIDALALLDPPPASVRDVKTRLNWRTDRASAALREWRTRVPHIGGGERGTPDCPECSRLQERYDPSWLCAVHREAS
- a CDS encoding helix-turn-helix domain-containing protein: MSEYKTTQEVAAMCRTSPETVRYWRHIGKGPASFKLGRKVLYATEDVEAWIRAAREVQNGGSAA